A genomic window from Pyxidicoccus trucidator includes:
- a CDS encoding AAA family ATPase, producing the protein MKILAIRGANLTSFAGDFALDLDLPPLDRLGLFAITGATGAGKSTLLDAMCLALFDRTPRLGGRGGAPVGRADEEEEARLSAYDVRGMLRRGAGEGFAEVDFLGKDGRRYRARWSVWRARSRAEGRFRPQEMVLTDVASSQQFGRTKSEVLAAIQEKLGLSFDQFRRSALLAQNEFAAFLKADANERAELLERMTGTEVYSRLSVAAHEKNKAEQDELTKRAQGLAAIALMADADRAEVQARLGEEAGAKVAAEARLEAAEGAAAWHSERAGLLGAEVAAETKAAEAAQALEAAAPRAARLEQVRAAESFRAPVAAAEVAERRWAEAEAAQVARASEAEKALAESASKRVVLEDAERARAAAQDAEGAARPALEEAAALDARLAVVARETEEARKRAEASQGAAGTAKAELESVLVREAAARAEGEGARKWLTEKAHWVALTAEWNRWQRELERYETAQGDGRRAREEAGRLRGDVDRLRGDATLRREEKAAATEAEEMAQAAATHAEAAEGGESGAGRRALREALLARQEVLGALKAARDGLSLDVAEVRAAEGEAATAKAEAEAAASEARETEARRTEREAALKEARRALSMAQATQGYVSHRAQLRDGEACPLCGATEHPYAREVSALEGLVAESTARVETLEAERAEASRAEMEASSKGAAASVRAGQAGARRDSAAVRCAEHRAAWSGAREMWRGSASEAAGAGLPPEVGESAEAGAWLEAARVEVQARLAALKAEEAAAEGLARAAREARAALDTQRSRREAAADALRRAEEALTRAEGVLNEVLARVEAAEATRRQVLADVAPVFALDEGWEAKLEADPALFRSNCAKRVDMWKKKDEARQKAEKREAGEKEHRASAQVLVNVSVQRAEEDAKLATLKEEERSEVARARTGLLHGRSTEAVRSELRARLDVAMESFERAREAADTARQAERVATARAEDAVRVRTEAVEARESARAALDALLSARGTTLEAVRALLAYDAAWCEAETRALTAVREALTLARAVLTERRERRTRHEESGPPSLSESEAGPECERLRADVEARRRAEATLRARLEADDVARARHGAEAAALEERQRAAEVWKALGELIGSHDGKRFKVFAQSLTLDALLLHANAHLRELARRYRLMRVPGHDLDLQVVDGDMGDEVRSVASLSGGESFLVSLALALGLASLSSETTQVETLFIDEGFGTLDPETLEVALATLDALQATGRQVGIISHVSGLAERIGVQVRVVKQGGGRSRLVVEGDPGMVPPAVGQRVA; encoded by the coding sequence ATGAAGATCCTCGCCATCCGAGGCGCCAACCTGACCAGCTTCGCGGGCGACTTCGCCCTGGACCTGGACCTGCCTCCGCTGGACAGGCTGGGCCTGTTCGCGATTACCGGGGCCACCGGCGCGGGCAAGAGCACGCTGCTGGACGCCATGTGCCTCGCGCTGTTCGACCGCACGCCCCGGCTGGGCGGACGCGGTGGGGCGCCGGTGGGCCGGGCGGATGAAGAGGAGGAGGCGCGGCTGTCCGCCTACGACGTGCGCGGCATGCTGCGGCGCGGAGCGGGCGAGGGCTTCGCCGAGGTGGACTTCCTGGGCAAGGACGGGCGGCGCTACCGGGCACGCTGGTCCGTGTGGCGGGCGCGCAGCCGCGCGGAGGGGCGCTTCCGGCCGCAGGAGATGGTGCTGACGGACGTGGCCAGCTCGCAGCAGTTCGGCCGCACCAAGAGCGAAGTACTGGCGGCGATTCAAGAGAAGCTGGGGCTGTCGTTCGACCAGTTCCGCCGCTCGGCGCTGCTGGCGCAGAACGAGTTCGCGGCCTTCCTGAAGGCGGATGCCAACGAGCGCGCGGAATTGCTGGAGCGGATGACGGGCACGGAGGTGTACAGCCGGCTGTCCGTCGCCGCGCACGAGAAGAACAAGGCGGAGCAGGACGAGCTGACGAAGCGGGCGCAGGGGCTGGCGGCGATTGCCCTCATGGCCGACGCGGACCGCGCGGAGGTGCAGGCGCGGCTTGGTGAGGAGGCCGGGGCGAAGGTGGCGGCGGAGGCTCGGCTGGAGGCGGCGGAGGGCGCGGCGGCCTGGCACTCGGAGCGGGCGGGGCTGCTGGGCGCGGAGGTGGCGGCGGAGACGAAGGCGGCGGAGGCCGCGCAGGCGCTGGAGGCGGCGGCACCCCGGGCGGCGCGGCTGGAGCAGGTGCGCGCGGCGGAGTCCTTCCGCGCGCCCGTGGCGGCGGCGGAAGTCGCGGAGCGCCGGTGGGCGGAGGCGGAGGCCGCGCAGGTGGCCCGGGCCTCGGAGGCGGAGAAGGCGCTGGCGGAGTCGGCGTCGAAGCGGGTGGTGCTGGAGGACGCCGAGCGGGCACGGGCGGCGGCGCAGGACGCGGAAGGTGCGGCGAGGCCGGCGCTGGAAGAGGCGGCGGCGCTGGATGCCCGGCTGGCCGTGGTGGCGCGGGAGACGGAGGAGGCTCGGAAGCGCGCGGAGGCTTCTCAAGGGGCGGCGGGGACGGCGAAGGCGGAGCTGGAGTCAGTGCTCGTCCGGGAGGCGGCGGCGCGCGCGGAGGGCGAGGGCGCTCGCAAGTGGCTGACGGAGAAGGCGCACTGGGTGGCGCTGACGGCGGAGTGGAACCGCTGGCAGCGCGAGCTGGAGCGCTACGAGACGGCGCAGGGGGACGGGCGGAGGGCTCGCGAGGAGGCCGGACGGCTGCGCGGTGACGTGGACCGGCTGCGCGGTGACGCGACGCTGCGGCGCGAGGAGAAGGCGGCCGCCACCGAAGCAGAGGAGATGGCGCAGGCGGCGGCCACGCATGCCGAGGCCGCGGAGGGTGGCGAGTCGGGGGCAGGGCGGCGCGCGCTGCGCGAGGCATTGCTGGCTCGGCAGGAGGTGCTGGGGGCGCTGAAGGCGGCGCGGGACGGGCTGTCCCTGGATGTGGCGGAGGTGCGCGCCGCCGAGGGGGAGGCCGCGACGGCGAAGGCCGAGGCGGAGGCCGCCGCGAGTGAGGCGCGCGAGACGGAGGCGCGGCGCACGGAGCGCGAGGCGGCGCTGAAGGAGGCCCGGCGGGCGCTGTCGATGGCGCAGGCGACGCAGGGCTATGTGTCGCACCGGGCCCAGCTGCGGGACGGTGAGGCGTGCCCGCTGTGTGGGGCCACGGAGCATCCGTACGCCCGGGAGGTGTCGGCGCTCGAAGGGCTGGTGGCGGAGTCCACCGCGCGCGTGGAGACGCTGGAGGCGGAGCGGGCCGAGGCGTCTCGGGCTGAGATGGAGGCGAGCTCGAAGGGGGCAGCCGCGAGTGTTCGCGCGGGACAGGCCGGGGCTCGTCGGGACAGTGCCGCGGTCCGGTGCGCGGAGCACCGTGCGGCTTGGAGTGGGGCTCGCGAGATGTGGCGGGGCTCCGCGTCCGAGGCGGCCGGCGCGGGACTGCCTCCCGAGGTCGGGGAGTCGGCGGAGGCCGGTGCGTGGCTGGAGGCGGCGCGCGTAGAGGTGCAGGCTCGGCTGGCGGCGCTGAAGGCGGAAGAGGCCGCGGCTGAAGGACTGGCGCGCGCGGCACGTGAGGCCCGGGCCGCGCTGGACACCCAGCGCTCGCGGCGCGAGGCGGCGGCGGACGCGCTCCGGCGTGCCGAGGAGGCACTTACCCGGGCGGAGGGCGTGCTCAACGAGGTGCTGGCTCGCGTGGAGGCCGCCGAGGCCACCCGCCGGCAGGTGCTCGCGGACGTGGCGCCCGTCTTCGCCCTGGACGAAGGCTGGGAGGCGAAGCTGGAGGCGGACCCGGCCCTCTTCCGGAGCAACTGCGCGAAGCGCGTAGACATGTGGAAGAAGAAGGACGAGGCGCGGCAGAAGGCCGAGAAGCGCGAAGCTGGCGAGAAGGAGCACCGTGCCAGTGCGCAGGTGCTGGTCAACGTCAGCGTCCAGCGCGCCGAGGAGGACGCGAAGCTCGCCACGCTCAAAGAGGAGGAGCGGAGCGAGGTGGCTCGGGCCCGCACGGGGCTGCTGCACGGGCGTTCGACGGAGGCGGTTCGCTCGGAATTGCGCGCCCGGCTGGATGTGGCCATGGAGTCCTTCGAGCGGGCCCGCGAGGCCGCGGACACCGCGAGACAGGCGGAGCGCGTGGCCACGGCCCGCGCCGAGGACGCCGTGCGGGTGCGGACCGAGGCTGTCGAGGCCCGGGAGTCGGCACGGGCCGCGCTGGATGCACTGCTCTCCGCGCGTGGCACCACGCTGGAGGCGGTGCGGGCCCTGCTGGCATACGACGCCGCATGGTGCGAGGCGGAGACGCGCGCCCTGACGGCGGTGCGTGAGGCGCTTACCCTGGCCCGCGCGGTGCTGACGGAGCGGCGTGAGCGGCGCACGCGGCATGAGGAGTCCGGTCCGCCTTCGCTGTCCGAGTCCGAGGCGGGACCCGAGTGCGAGCGGCTGCGCGCCGACGTGGAGGCCCGCCGCCGCGCCGAGGCCACATTGCGTGCGCGCCTGGAGGCGGACGACGTGGCCCGCGCGCGGCACGGTGCCGAGGCCGCAGCCCTGGAGGAGCGCCAGCGCGCGGCGGAGGTGTGGAAGGCGCTGGGCGAGCTCATCGGCTCGCATGACGGGAAGCGCTTCAAGGTGTTCGCTCAGAGCCTCACGCTGGACGCGCTGCTGCTGCATGCCAACGCGCACCTGCGGGAGTTGGCGCGGCGCTACCGGCTGATGCGCGTGCCCGGCCACGACCTGGACCTTCAGGTGGTGGACGGAGACATGGGCGACGAGGTGCGCAGCGTGGCCAGCCTCTCCGGTGGAGAGAGCTTCCTGGTGTCGCTGGCGCTCGCGCTGGGGCTCGCGTCCCTGTCGTCCGAGACGACGCAGGTGGAGACGCTGTTCATCGACGAGGGCTTCGGCACCCTGGACCCGGAGACGTTGGAGGTGGCCCTGGCCACGCTGGATGCGCTCCAGGCCACGGGCCGGCAGGTGGGCATCATCTCCCACGTCAGCGGGCTGGCCGAGCGCATCGGCGTGCAGGTGCGCGTCGTGAAGCAGGGCGGCGGCCGCAGCCGGCTGGTGGTGGAGGGAGACCCGGGCATGGTGCCTCCCGCAGTGGGACAGCGGGTGGCTTGA
- a CDS encoding exonuclease SbcCD subunit D C-terminal domain-containing protein: MRLLHTSDWHLGHTLYDVSREAEHAAFLDWLLETLEAQAVDALLVAGDIFDTANPSADAQAAWYHFVARARRKLPRLDVVVIGGNHDSAARLDAPDPLFAALGVRVVGGLPRTRGELELERLLVPLHDAKGRVGAWVAAVPYLRPADLPPVPVEAGDRLVEGVRAVYGEVLSAARRRRQPGQALVAMGHCYMTGSELSAMSERKILGGNQHALPVDLFPEDVAYAALGHLHKAQRVGGREGVRYSGSPLPLSLSEAGYRHQVLLVELKGDVLEVVRPLTVPRTTDMVRVPAREAVPLEEVVALLEALPAHEEGSPEWTRPYLEVCVALPRPEPSLRQKVEKVLEGKAVRLVKLTPAYSGSGGALAEVQPGLSLKERTPEDVFRARYARDFQEPPSPVLLEAFHTLLTEVQEEAS, translated from the coding sequence ATGCGCCTGCTGCACACGTCGGACTGGCACCTGGGACACACGCTGTACGACGTCTCGCGGGAGGCGGAGCACGCCGCCTTCCTGGACTGGCTGCTGGAGACCCTGGAGGCGCAGGCGGTGGATGCGCTGCTGGTGGCCGGCGACATCTTCGACACCGCCAACCCCAGCGCGGACGCGCAGGCGGCCTGGTACCACTTCGTCGCGCGCGCCCGGCGGAAGCTGCCCCGGCTGGACGTGGTCGTCATTGGCGGCAACCACGACTCGGCGGCCCGGCTGGACGCGCCAGACCCGCTGTTCGCCGCGCTCGGCGTGCGCGTGGTGGGCGGGCTGCCGCGGACCCGGGGTGAACTGGAGCTGGAGCGGTTGCTGGTGCCGCTGCACGACGCGAAGGGGCGAGTGGGCGCGTGGGTGGCGGCGGTGCCGTACCTGAGGCCCGCGGACCTGCCGCCCGTGCCGGTGGAGGCCGGAGACCGGCTGGTGGAGGGCGTGCGCGCGGTGTACGGCGAGGTGCTGTCCGCGGCGCGGCGCAGGCGCCAGCCGGGGCAGGCCCTGGTGGCCATGGGCCACTGCTACATGACGGGCTCGGAGTTGTCCGCGATGAGCGAGCGGAAGATTCTGGGCGGCAACCAGCACGCGCTGCCGGTGGACCTGTTCCCCGAGGACGTGGCGTACGCGGCGCTGGGGCACCTGCACAAGGCGCAGCGCGTGGGTGGGCGCGAGGGCGTGCGCTACAGCGGCTCGCCGCTGCCGCTGTCCTTGTCGGAGGCGGGCTACCGGCACCAGGTGCTGCTGGTGGAGCTGAAGGGTGACGTGCTGGAGGTCGTGCGCCCGCTGACGGTGCCTCGCACCACGGACATGGTGCGCGTGCCCGCGCGGGAGGCGGTGCCGCTGGAGGAGGTGGTGGCGCTGCTGGAGGCGCTGCCCGCGCACGAGGAGGGCTCGCCGGAGTGGACGCGCCCCTACCTGGAGGTCTGCGTGGCGCTGCCCCGGCCGGAGCCGTCGCTGCGGCAGAAGGTGGAGAAGGTGCTGGAGGGCAAGGCGGTGCGGCTGGTGAAGCTGACGCCGGCGTACTCGGGTAGCGGGGGCGCGCTGGCCGAGGTGCAGCCGGGCCTGTCCCTGAAGGAGCGCACACCCGAGGACGTCTTCCGGGCGCGCTATGCGAGGGACTTCCAGGAGCCACCGTCCCCGGTGCTGCTGGAGGCCTTCCATACGCTGCTGACCGAGGTGCAGGAGGAGGCGTCATGA
- a CDS encoding PQQ-dependent sugar dehydrogenase yields MRTPLLTSLILLLLCSPAWATVPAGFSETSYTSSALTPATGMAWAPDGSGRLFITLKNGPVRVVTMKDGALETQPGNNTLVTRLFATEPAVHTNSECGVIGIAFDPNYVVNRYVYLFVTVSASEQRIVRYTDANGTGTARTEVVTRLPTTGNNHDGGGIGFGPDGKLYWAIGDLGNGTGVDADLTSLASKVGRANLDGTPANDNPFNDGVGPNNEYIWARGFRNPFTLTFQPTTGKLWINGVGTGYEQVFAVGIRDHAGYNDYENNQPAGNNYISPVIKYRTNSVDTRNLTAGGAVRSGGVTTFTTTERHGFRKGERLTLEGVGNASFNGEFYVTSLHLGPDATTFTVAQPGLPDASSGGGTATTQALGGSITGGTFYDATLFPPEFRGNYFFGDFNSGQVTRATLAADNSVATVAEWGTGFSSHVDMAVGPDGALYTLGYTNSTVRRITPTAPGQKLVVSGLNLRVVESGRVTFTVRLAQAPTAPVTVQVTRALGGSEDLGVIGDATLTFSTTDWSVPRVVTLEAVEDADAVADTATFTVTSAGLADEAVVVTTIDDNAPRLVLSSTQVAVPENGTATFDVSLSKRPGGNVTVNVARTQGDNDITVQDGATLAFTTSNWNTPRTVTLRADSDADNQGGVATITVAAPGLDARSVQALELDDEPLAPVISSTPVTTAVVGVPYRYDVQAVARPDPTYSLVGTVPEGMTIDAATGLVSWTPPAAGSVQLTVRVSNGVSPDAEQSFTVTMKVDEAPRAILTRPEDGERVSGSSAEFFGDCVDDVGCTRAEFYVDGELQFTDTRSDNHFHFGGEHNRWDTTGLAPGGHLVRFVVVDSAGRQGEAEVKVCVGDGSCGLSQPDAGTGGPDAGTGGPDAGTGGPDAGTGGPDAGTGGLPPDDIEGGCGCGAAPVAPLAWLALGALALRRRRAREE; encoded by the coding sequence ATGCGTACCCCCCTCCTGACATCCTTGATACTACTGCTGTTGTGCTCGCCAGCGTGGGCCACGGTTCCCGCAGGCTTCTCGGAGACGAGCTACACCTCCAGCGCCCTGACTCCCGCCACGGGCATGGCCTGGGCGCCGGATGGTTCGGGCCGCCTGTTCATCACCCTGAAGAACGGCCCGGTGCGGGTGGTGACGATGAAGGACGGCGCCCTGGAGACGCAGCCGGGGAACAACACGCTGGTGACGCGCCTGTTCGCGACGGAGCCGGCGGTCCACACCAACAGCGAGTGTGGCGTCATCGGCATCGCGTTCGACCCGAACTACGTGGTCAACCGCTACGTCTACCTCTTCGTCACCGTCTCCGCCTCCGAGCAGCGCATCGTCCGCTACACCGACGCCAACGGGACGGGCACCGCGCGCACCGAGGTCGTCACCCGGCTGCCCACCACGGGCAACAACCATGACGGTGGAGGTATCGGCTTCGGGCCCGACGGGAAGCTCTACTGGGCCATTGGTGACCTGGGCAATGGCACCGGCGTGGACGCGGACCTGACGTCGCTCGCGTCCAAGGTGGGCCGCGCCAACCTGGACGGCACGCCCGCCAACGACAACCCGTTCAACGACGGCGTGGGCCCCAACAACGAGTACATCTGGGCGCGCGGCTTCCGCAACCCGTTCACCCTCACGTTCCAGCCGACCACCGGGAAGCTGTGGATCAACGGCGTGGGCACCGGCTACGAGCAGGTCTTCGCCGTGGGCATTCGCGACCACGCTGGCTACAACGACTACGAGAACAACCAGCCCGCGGGCAACAACTACATCTCGCCCGTCATCAAGTACCGCACCAACAGCGTCGACACTCGCAACCTCACCGCGGGCGGGGCGGTGCGCAGCGGCGGCGTCACCACCTTCACCACCACCGAGCGGCATGGCTTCCGCAAGGGTGAGCGGCTCACCCTCGAAGGGGTAGGGAACGCGAGCTTCAATGGCGAGTTCTACGTCACCAGCCTTCACCTCGGCCCCGACGCCACCACCTTCACCGTGGCCCAGCCGGGGCTGCCCGATGCGAGCAGCGGCGGGGGCACCGCGACGACGCAAGCCCTGGGCGGCTCCATCACCGGCGGCACCTTCTACGACGCCACGCTCTTCCCGCCCGAGTTCCGCGGCAACTACTTCTTCGGCGACTTCAACTCCGGGCAGGTGACGCGCGCCACGCTGGCGGCGGACAACTCGGTGGCGACGGTGGCCGAGTGGGGCACCGGCTTCAGCTCGCACGTGGACATGGCCGTGGGGCCGGACGGCGCGCTGTACACGCTGGGGTACACCAACAGCACGGTGCGCCGCATCACCCCGACGGCGCCCGGGCAGAAGCTGGTGGTGTCCGGACTCAACCTGCGCGTGGTGGAGAGCGGGCGTGTGACTTTCACCGTGCGGCTGGCCCAGGCGCCCACCGCACCCGTCACGGTGCAGGTGACGCGGGCCCTGGGCGGCTCCGAGGACCTGGGTGTCATCGGCGACGCCACGCTCACGTTCTCCACCACGGACTGGAGCGTGCCCCGGGTGGTGACACTCGAGGCGGTGGAGGACGCGGACGCGGTCGCGGACACCGCCACCTTCACGGTGACGTCGGCGGGACTGGCGGATGAGGCGGTGGTGGTCACCACCATCGACGACAATGCTCCCCGGCTCGTGCTGTCCTCCACGCAGGTGGCCGTCCCGGAGAACGGCACCGCGACCTTCGACGTGTCGCTGTCCAAGCGGCCTGGCGGAAATGTCACCGTCAACGTGGCGCGCACGCAGGGCGACAACGACATCACCGTGCAGGACGGGGCGACGCTTGCGTTCACTACCTCCAACTGGAACACGCCGAGGACTGTCACGCTGCGGGCCGACTCGGACGCCGACAACCAGGGCGGTGTCGCCACCATCACCGTGGCCGCGCCGGGCCTGGACGCGCGCTCGGTGCAGGCGCTCGAGCTGGATGACGAGCCGCTGGCTCCTGTCATCTCCTCCACGCCCGTCACCACCGCCGTGGTGGGCGTCCCCTACCGCTACGACGTGCAGGCGGTGGCGCGGCCGGACCCGACGTACTCGCTGGTGGGCACGGTGCCAGAAGGGATGACCATCGACGCGGCCACCGGCCTCGTCTCCTGGACGCCCCCGGCGGCGGGCTCGGTGCAGCTGACGGTGCGGGTGAGCAATGGCGTGTCGCCGGACGCGGAGCAGTCCTTCACCGTCACCATGAAGGTGGATGAGGCACCGCGCGCCATCCTCACGCGCCCCGAGGATGGCGAGCGCGTGTCCGGCAGCTCGGCGGAGTTCTTTGGCGACTGCGTGGACGACGTGGGCTGCACGCGCGCCGAGTTCTACGTGGACGGCGAGCTGCAGTTCACGGACACGCGCTCGGACAACCACTTCCACTTCGGCGGCGAGCACAACCGCTGGGACACCACGGGGCTGGCGCCGGGCGGACACCTGGTGCGCTTCGTCGTGGTGGACAGCGCGGGCCGGCAGGGCGAGGCCGAGGTGAAGGTGTGCGTCGGTGACGGGAGCTGCGGGCTGTCACAGCCGGACGCCGGTACGGGCGGGCCGGACGCCGGTACGGGCGGGCCGGACGCCGGTACGGGCGGGCCGGACGCCGGTACGGGCGGGCCGGACGCCGGTACGGGCGGGCTCCCGCCCGACGATATTGAGGGGGGCTGCGGCTGTGGTGCGGCTCCGGTGGCGCCGCTCGCATGGCTGGCGCTGGGCGCGCTGGCGCTCCGGCGGAGGCGGGCGCGCGAGGAGTGA
- a CDS encoding PhzF family phenazine biosynthesis protein: protein MRLPLFQVDAFTSRVFGGNPAAVCPLEAWLPDADLQAIALENNLSETAFFVREADGFRLRWFTPTQEVDLCGHATLAAAWVLFQRWEVGLERVEFASRSGPLVVTQEADGWLTLDFPSRPPTPCLAPIGLVEALGAAPRETFSSRDLMAVFDSEEEVLALRPDMARLAALNTFAVVPTAPGKDVDFVSRFFAPRAGVPEDPVTGSAHCSLVPYWAKRLGKTSLTARQVSARGGELRCEERGSRVRISGQAALYLEGFITW from the coding sequence ATGCGCCTGCCCCTCTTCCAGGTGGATGCCTTCACCTCCCGCGTCTTCGGCGGCAACCCCGCGGCGGTGTGCCCGCTGGAGGCGTGGCTGCCGGACGCGGACCTGCAGGCCATCGCCCTGGAGAACAACCTCTCCGAGACGGCCTTCTTCGTCCGCGAGGCCGACGGCTTCCGGCTGCGCTGGTTCACCCCGACGCAGGAGGTGGACCTGTGCGGCCATGCCACGCTCGCCGCCGCGTGGGTGCTCTTCCAGCGCTGGGAGGTGGGGCTGGAGCGGGTGGAGTTCGCCTCGCGCTCCGGGCCGCTGGTGGTGACGCAGGAGGCGGACGGGTGGCTGACGCTGGACTTCCCTTCGCGCCCGCCCACGCCGTGCCTTGCGCCCATCGGGCTGGTGGAGGCGCTGGGGGCGGCGCCTCGCGAGACGTTCTCCTCGCGCGACCTGATGGCCGTGTTCGACTCGGAGGAGGAGGTGCTCGCGCTGCGGCCGGACATGGCGCGGCTGGCGGCGCTGAACACCTTCGCGGTGGTGCCGACGGCGCCGGGGAAGGATGTGGACTTCGTGTCGCGCTTCTTCGCACCGCGCGCGGGCGTGCCGGAGGACCCCGTGACGGGCTCGGCGCACTGCTCGCTGGTGCCGTACTGGGCGAAGCGGCTGGGGAAGACGTCGCTCACCGCCCGGCAGGTGTCCGCGCGCGGCGGGGAGCTGCGCTGCGAGGAGCGGGGCTCGCGCGTGCGCATCTCCGGGCAGGCGGCGCTCTACCTGGAGGGCTTCATCACCTGGTGA
- a CDS encoding lysophospholipid acyltransferase family protein, with protein MKYAVTLWFWLVFLLTAPVLFTLGALLLLVTLPFDRDRRLLHGLVCRWCHWLWLHASPGWRTRIEGREHLPRGACVLVVNHQSAVDILAVMGLFHPYKFVAKASLFSLPLVGWMMTLLAYVPIVRGSSTAMHQLLEPCRKWLRRGMPVLIFPEGTYSTGGQLLPFKRGAFQLALEEHVPVVPVVVEGTPELLEGDGPWMSPRASIRVRVLPPLPPETFGPDAAELASRVRSLYEQTLAATG; from the coding sequence ATGAAGTACGCCGTCACGCTCTGGTTCTGGCTCGTCTTCCTGCTCACCGCCCCCGTGCTCTTCACGCTGGGGGCGTTGCTGCTCCTCGTCACCCTCCCGTTCGACCGAGACCGCCGGCTGCTGCACGGGCTGGTGTGCCGCTGGTGTCACTGGCTGTGGCTGCACGCGTCCCCCGGCTGGCGCACGCGAATCGAAGGCCGGGAGCACCTGCCGCGCGGAGCCTGTGTGCTGGTGGTCAACCACCAGTCCGCCGTGGACATCCTCGCCGTCATGGGCCTGTTCCACCCGTACAAGTTCGTGGCCAAGGCGTCGCTGTTCTCCCTGCCGCTGGTGGGGTGGATGATGACGCTGCTGGCGTACGTGCCCATCGTCCGGGGCTCCTCCACCGCCATGCACCAGTTGCTGGAGCCATGCCGCAAGTGGCTGCGCCGGGGCATGCCGGTGCTCATCTTCCCGGAGGGCACCTACTCCACCGGAGGCCAGCTGCTGCCCTTCAAGCGGGGCGCCTTCCAGCTCGCGCTGGAGGAGCACGTGCCGGTGGTGCCCGTGGTGGTGGAGGGCACGCCGGAGCTGCTGGAGGGCGATGGCCCGTGGATGAGCCCGCGCGCCTCCATCCGCGTGAGGGTGCTGCCTCCGCTGCCGCCGGAGACTTTCGGACCGGACGCGGCGGAGCTGGCCTCGCGCGTGCGCTCGCTGTACGAGCAGACCCTGGCCGCCACCGGCTGA
- a CDS encoding PAN domain-containing protein, with translation MGDAVYSIWGNPLDTPTPSQYDVRFYSRGVVTSTTGYGTFTTDPASVGTNPTTGQPDFSTSHERPIAISTDLWGNYGASGSGQLSATTHRLVVGPLSTISTGDGRGRHALSMAQYLLDGTVDPRDTLQPRIHATHISALGLTPANYGGRLDKDGNKLIDLQEDLEKLRGENARGWYTLEFESERRNALWTKGSAAVTFDTGARTVRIVKGLPGHATVLSHQRLNLTPGTWRLSMMMDLTSSSWSDPLWFGLRWTDAATGTVTSQGRWPVSPVGSGWKMHAVEVTVPSTATGIQLFFDSDVPFDARLGAVNVVRAGTVMDLDSADTRFHWKNDVNGARGRVVPRGVSSTTRTDWAVRVQYDPASPAGWPIRNRQLVLLGGKRYRLCFDYRQESAGMGGVMRVLSTGAERVRHTFTPTSTWQRTCTPNFKVTTDDNNVQFGVSAGTGSYLVDNLTIEPQRGFVSEPGIDRPGSDLANFDLPATDPLLCEDACANNSACVAYTYVAPGQQGALPRCWLKNAVPAPYPLSTCHSGYLQ, from the coding sequence GTGGGAGATGCGGTCTACAGCATCTGGGGCAACCCGCTCGACACGCCCACCCCGTCCCAGTACGACGTCCGCTTCTACTCGCGGGGCGTGGTGACGTCGACGACGGGCTATGGGACGTTCACCACGGACCCCGCCTCCGTCGGGACGAACCCGACCACGGGCCAGCCGGATTTCTCGACCAGCCACGAGCGGCCCATCGCCATCAGCACGGACCTGTGGGGCAACTACGGCGCGAGCGGCTCCGGGCAGCTCAGCGCGACGACGCACCGCCTCGTGGTGGGGCCGCTGTCCACCATCAGCACGGGGGACGGCCGGGGCCGCCATGCGCTCTCCATGGCGCAGTACCTCCTCGACGGCACCGTGGACCCCCGCGACACCCTCCAGCCTCGCATCCATGCCACCCACATCTCCGCGCTGGGGCTGACTCCCGCGAACTACGGCGGCCGGCTCGACAAGGATGGGAACAAGCTCATCGACCTGCAGGAGGACCTGGAGAAGCTGCGCGGGGAGAACGCGCGCGGGTGGTACACGCTCGAGTTCGAGAGCGAGCGGCGCAACGCCCTGTGGACGAAGGGCTCGGCCGCGGTCACCTTCGATACCGGCGCGCGCACGGTGCGCATCGTCAAGGGGCTGCCGGGCCATGCGACGGTGCTCTCGCACCAGCGGCTGAACCTGACGCCGGGCACCTGGCGCCTGTCGATGATGATGGACCTGACGTCGTCGAGCTGGTCGGACCCGCTCTGGTTCGGCCTCCGGTGGACGGACGCGGCGACGGGCACGGTGACGTCCCAGGGCCGGTGGCCCGTGAGCCCGGTGGGCAGCGGCTGGAAGATGCACGCGGTGGAGGTCACCGTGCCCTCGACGGCCACGGGCATCCAGCTGTTCTTCGACTCGGACGTGCCGTTCGACGCGCGCCTGGGGGCCGTCAACGTGGTGCGCGCTGGCACGGTGATGGACCTGGACTCGGCGGACACGCGCTTCCACTGGAAGAATGACGTCAACGGCGCCCGTGGGCGCGTGGTGCCGCGAGGCGTGAGTTCCACCACCCGCACCGACTGGGCCGTGCGCGTGCAGTATGACCCGGCGTCGCCCGCCGGCTGGCCCATCCGCAACCGGCAGCTCGTCCTGCTCGGGGGCAAGCGCTACCGGCTCTGCTTCGACTACCGGCAGGAGTCGGCGGGCATGGGCGGGGTGATGCGCGTGCTGAGCACCGGCGCCGAGCGCGTGCGGCATACCTTCACCCCGACGTCCACGTGGCAGCGCACCTGCACGCCGAACTTCAAGGTGACGACGGACGACAACAACGTGCAGTTCGGCGTCTCGGCCGGGACGGGCTCGTACCTGGTGGACAACCTCACCATCGAGCCGCAGCGGGGCTTCGTCAGCGAGCCGGGCATCGACCGACCCGGTTCCGACCTCGCCAACTTCGACCTGCCCGCCACGGACCCGCTGCTCTGCGAGGACGCCTGCGCGAACAACTCCGCCTGCGTGGCCTACACGTACGTGGCGCCCGGCCAGCAGGGCGCGCTGCCCCGGTGCTGGCTGAAGAACGCGGTGCCGGCCCCCTACCCGCTGAGCACCTGCCACTCGGGCTATCTCCAGTAG